TACAGTAGCCTCAAAGCCTAAATCTGGTTTATAGGAAAATTTGTTTAACAGTTCCAAAAGCATTCAAAGCCTAAATCAGTTACCGTTTTTTATCTCTTTGACTTTGTATTCCTTCAATTTTTCAGGGTCTTTTGAGTAGCCTAATGGGTCGAAAGCACCTCCAGGGTATTTCTTCTTCTCGGGGTCTTTCTCCATGCTACGCTGGTGCTCTACAAAGGCAATGGCAAGGAACTCAATGACCAAAATAGTGGGCAAAGTTCCCCATGGAACTGGTTGCCCCAAGTATGTAGCTTGGCCTCCTGGAATTGCTGCCCATTCTTGAGCTTTCACCCAGTTGCCTAAACCCAAAGCCTCAGGTACCAAAATCCCTGGCTGAAAAAACAGAAGGAACagcattggaaaatgaaaaagaaaagaccCATCATCTCAGAATCAAGCAACTGAATTTGCGATACTTACAACAGCAAGCATGGCCCATCTGCAGTGAATTAGCTCAGACTCCTTGAATCTCTCGAGGTTCTCTGGCACTTCTCCCAGCCGAAGTGGGTCGAAACCAAAATCACTGTTGAACATGACCACAGATCTCAAACATCTAATCTATTCTAAGTCATCACGTAGCCATAAACTAAAGCTTTAATAATGCTAAATTAATCATCATTAACCATGACAAAAACTAATGCCAGTTTGACATGATTTCTCTTTTGATTCACATACATAACGATTTCATCGAGTCAAGGTTAAATCAAAGCACCCAAAAAGAGTATCAGGACATTTCATCAAACACCTAGATAGCAAACATCATCCTACATTAACAAACCCCACCGGTTTAAACGAACAAAAGgcatttcaaaattcaataccCAGGGGATGAGCCGTCGAGGTAGGGGGGGCGGGGCTGGCCGGGCATCCACTCGGCGGACATGGAAAATCTGGACGATGCATTAACGGCAACGCCGGAAATGGGGACAGCCGCAGCGAATTTAGACTTAGAGGAGGAAAGGACTGAAGGGAAGGCGGTGGTGGCAATGCCACAGCTCATCAAGGTATTGGAAGCCATTGAAAAAACAGTGAGAAAGAAGGTGagaagagattgagagagtgaagtggaggaagaagaagggaaggAAGGGGACTAAAAGCACTTGCAGTAGAGAGATTGGGGAATCTAAAGTTCGATTTTCATTGGCTAAGTGTGGGTTGGTTTTGTGATCTCATTGGGCCACGTGGAATTTGTCGATCCATTTTGTTTGCTGACGTGGAATATCCTGTTGGCTAGGGAATCAAGGATCTTGGAATTGCGTGGTGGAGATTGTTCCATGTGGATAAATCTTGAAGATGAGATTACATATAAAANNNNNNNNNNNNNNNNNNNNAAAAATACCACCATTTTTTAAGTtacaatattattattaaatttacacaaatatttttaagataTCGTAGATAATTTGTAGAATTTTGATCCGAAATTGAGATATGAAAGGATGTAGTAATGacatataacaaaaatttgGATCACCACattattttaaatcatcatCAAACAAGTCTcactttttttcttattctagAGGGGTGTTGAGTTAGTTCTGAAGTTTTTTAAGTAAGAAAGTCGATGTTTGAAGTGTAAAGTTGTTTAATTGGAATTCCTTAAAAAATGTGCAAGAGAAAAAGATGGGAAGATAAAGTTTTTTCGATAAATGTGTTAAAACAATTAAAGTTGGTAGAGTTTAGTTATTTAAACACCAACATACGAAGTCAGTGTGTCAAACACTAGTTAAAGGATTTCTACttcaatatatttttgaaacatttttaaatGTTAAGGGGTAAGATTATAACTTTTGAAAGTATCATATTTGTTTTTAGACCgatgaaacttttgaaagtatcATATTTGTTTTTAGACCGATACAAAATTTAAAGGTATTCTTATAATTTAGCCTTTTTTTTAGATGATTTATAAGATGTTGATATGCTAAATTGTCTATTTTCCCCCTCAACAAATTTGAtggatttatttttaatgtgTCTAATCATTTCAATTCAATCCATTACTAGTAGGGTTAGATGAAAGATCACTAATCAAATATGGGCTAAAAGTTGAGTTATATTTAGTTTCGTTCCAATAAATTGGAATTAAAGGCAGTGGATCGGCCAAATCTTATCTTTAAAAAACAACAAATggattaaaattattattagtttatgtAAGGCCTGGTTGCACACATAACAatcaaatctaaaataataaaaaaaaatgtagaacaATGATAAACATATTAGGGATATGACACAAAATTAGTGCAGATATCATTGATAGCACCCATCAGTAATAACTATATAGGTAAATGACTAAAATGATTGAATAAACATGCATAAAgtggaagcaaacagaatcattaaacactctaattacacttaatttgagttcaaaagcatgcttaaaacataatttcacaaaagagggtttcatggTTTATACCTTCGTAGAATCCTTCTTAATCCTTGCTCTCTACACGAAATTGGATCTCCAAATCCTGAGTAGACTACCAAGAGGAGCTTCTCGACTATTCTCAACcttagattgagtggtggaaacttAGTATTGAGAGGGATTGAGTGGGTTTTAGAGAGTTTGGGAGCACAGACAATTTCTGctttaaaatctcataaaaa
This DNA window, taken from Benincasa hispida cultivar B227 chromosome 6, ASM972705v1, whole genome shotgun sequence, encodes the following:
- the LOC120080599 gene encoding chlorophyll a-b binding protein 6A, chloroplastic produces the protein MASNTLMSCGIATTAFPSVLSSSKSKFAAAVPISGVAVNASSRFSMSAEWMPGQPRPPYLDGSSPGDFGFDPLRLGEVPENLERFKESELIHCRWAMLAVPGILVPEALGLGNWVKAQEWAAIPGGQATYLGQPVPWGTLPTILVIEFLAIAFVEHQRSMEKDPEKKKYPGGAFDPLGYSKDPEKLKEYKVKEIKNGRLALLAFVGFCVQQSAYPGTGPLENLATHLADPWHNNIGDIIIPRSISP